In Sulfitobacter sp. M39, the following proteins share a genomic window:
- a CDS encoding DUF2853 family protein → MGKRDEWIAKYADDLQTKCGMTPDMDLLTKVTIGCGPSIYNADAQTIAASQESELELVKNNFLIKKLGLSDSPELMDGIHKAVETYGKSERNKYRAVVYYMLTKHFGKESVYA, encoded by the coding sequence ATGGGCAAAAGAGATGAATGGATCGCGAAGTATGCCGACGATCTGCAAACGAAATGCGGCATGACGCCAGATATGGACCTGCTGACGAAAGTGACCATCGGCTGCGGTCCGTCGATCTATAACGCTGACGCGCAGACCATCGCCGCGTCGCAGGAAAGCGAGCTTGAGCTGGTCAAGAACAACTTCCTCATCAAAAAGCTCGGTCTCTCGGATAGCCCCGAGTTGATGGACGGTATCCACAAAGCCGTAGAGACCTACGGCAAATCCGAGCGGAACAAATACCGCGCGGTGGTCTACTATATGCTGACCAAACACTTCGGCAAAGAATCCGTTTACGCGTAA
- a CDS encoding cytochrome-c peroxidase: protein MKTALATAFALCLAPPLGVAGPLPDPVDPASFAPVDLEEAILGQLLFYDPILSGNRNIACATCHHPDFATSDGVSLGLGEGGVGLGLERRGDPDNMPPHRIPRNSPALFNLGAKEFTVLFHDGRIEVDAEMPSGFRTPLDDDMLDGFASLLSAQTMFPVLSPDEMAGQNMENDVAKAVRQGLITAQGGAWDILARRVAGLPDYAQRFQTVYDHITTPDDIEFTDISNAIAVFVAHEWRSDSSAFDAYLRDPSAPLDADAQKGMALFYGEAGCSACHAGAFQTDHSFHAMGAPQLGPGKAAAFETHTRDTGRMGVTGNGADAYAFRTPSLRNVMQTGPWGHAGGHSQIEKFLRDHMDPARAAKRFAPGAADRNGVRLPPLDGDDWREMDDPAARDAITQAAMIRAPKGLNPGDIASLVSFLRSLDDPQALSGRLGIPDTVPSGLAVGGAP from the coding sequence ATGAAGACCGCCCTCGCCACCGCTTTCGCCCTTTGTCTTGCTCCGCCTCTTGGCGTTGCGGGACCGCTGCCCGATCCCGTTGATCCGGCCAGCTTTGCGCCCGTTGATCTGGAAGAGGCGATCCTCGGGCAATTGCTGTTTTACGATCCGATCCTCTCGGGCAACCGCAATATCGCCTGCGCCACCTGTCACCACCCTGATTTTGCCACGAGCGATGGCGTGTCGCTGGGTCTGGGCGAAGGTGGGGTCGGGCTGGGGCTGGAACGGCGCGGCGATCCTGACAACATGCCGCCCCACCGCATCCCGCGCAATTCACCTGCCTTGTTCAATCTGGGTGCCAAGGAATTCACCGTGCTGTTCCACGATGGCCGGATCGAGGTTGACGCCGAGATGCCGTCCGGTTTCCGCACGCCGCTGGACGACGATATGCTTGACGGATTTGCGTCTTTGCTGTCGGCCCAAACCATGTTCCCCGTGCTGAGCCCCGACGAGATGGCCGGCCAGAATATGGAGAATGACGTTGCCAAAGCCGTACGTCAGGGTCTGATCACGGCGCAGGGCGGGGCGTGGGATATTCTGGCGCGACGGGTGGCGGGTCTGCCCGACTACGCGCAGCGGTTCCAAACGGTCTATGATCATATCACCACGCCCGACGACATCGAATTTACAGATATTTCAAACGCTATTGCCGTGTTTGTGGCCCATGAATGGCGGTCAGACAGCTCTGCCTTTGATGCCTATCTGCGCGATCCGTCAGCCCCGTTGGACGCCGATGCGCAAAAGGGCATGGCGCTGTTTTATGGCGAGGCGGGCTGTAGCGCCTGCCACGCAGGCGCGTTCCAGACCGACCATAGTTTCCACGCGATGGGGGCACCGCAGCTTGGCCCCGGCAAGGCGGCCGCGTTTGAAACCCACACCCGCGATACGGGGCGCATGGGTGTGACCGGCAATGGGGCCGATGCCTATGCCTTTCGCACGCCGTCCCTGCGCAATGTGATGCAGACCGGCCCTTGGGGGCATGCAGGCGGACACAGCCAGATAGAGAAGTTCTTGCGCGATCATATGGACCCCGCCCGCGCGGCAAAACGCTTTGCCCCCGGCGCGGCTGACAGAAACGGGGTGCGCCTGCCGCCGCTGGACGGGGATGACTGGCGCGAGATGGACGACCCCGCCGCCCGCGATGCCATCACCCAAGCCGCGATGATCCGCGCGCCCAAAGGGCTGAATCCCGGTGATATCGCCTCGTTAGTGTCTTTCTTGCGCAGTCTGGATGACCCGCAGGCGCTGTCGGGACGCTTGGGTATCCCTGACACGGTGCCAAGCGGTCTGGCCGTGGGCGGTGCGCCCTGA
- a CDS encoding YciI family protein, which produces MLVALIAKDKAGALSVRQENRPAHVEYLKSTGVVAQAGPLLDDAGDMIGSLVILDVADKAAAQDWADNDPYAKAGLFADVQLIPWNRVIG; this is translated from the coding sequence ATGCTGGTTGCCCTTATTGCCAAAGACAAAGCTGGCGCGCTTTCCGTGCGTCAGGAAAACCGCCCCGCCCATGTGGAGTATCTGAAATCCACGGGCGTCGTTGCTCAGGCCGGTCCGCTGCTGGATGATGCCGGCGATATGATCGGGTCTTTGGTCATTCTGGATGTCGCCGACAAGGCCGCGGCGCAAGATTGGGCTGACAATGACCCCTATGCCAAGGCCGGGTTGTTTGCCGATGTGCAGCTGATCCCGTGGAACCGGGTGATCGGGTAA
- a CDS encoding EVE domain-containing protein — translation MAYWLFKSEPSTWGWPDQVAKGDTGEEWDGVRNYQARNFMREMAVGDLGFFYHSQGERAIVGIVEICAAAHPDSSTDDARWECVDVKAVRRFEKPVTLDDIKADGRFDDMPLVKSPRLSVQPVTPDQWSAICALGNTKP, via the coding sequence ATGGCCTACTGGCTGTTCAAATCCGAACCCTCGACCTGGGGCTGGCCGGATCAGGTCGCCAAGGGGGACACGGGCGAGGAATGGGACGGCGTGCGCAACTATCAGGCGCGCAACTTCATGCGAGAGATGGCGGTTGGCGATCTGGGGTTCTTCTACCATTCGCAGGGGGAGCGCGCGATTGTCGGCATTGTCGAGATCTGCGCCGCCGCGCATCCCGATAGCTCGACCGATGATGCACGCTGGGAATGTGTCGATGTCAAAGCCGTGCGCCGGTTTGAAAAACCGGTGACGCTGGACGATATCAAGGCCGATGGCCGGTTCGATGATATGCCGCTGGTCAAAAGCCCGCGTCTGTCCGTGCAGCCCGTCACACCAGACCAATGGAGCGCGATCTGCGCCCTTGGAAACACCAAACCCTAG